One Alkaliphilus sp. B6464 genomic window carries:
- a CDS encoding sensor histidine kinase: MKWKLTSGFIISIVLIVTIVIFTNVVVILLLFISGSNNMDLFFYNMQNTNHLKPEEYVRDFNENIQINNGQIFITESGKESLDQNKAWIQILDKDSTEIYSYKKEKTVPTKYTPIELIHNYKYANPSSVFVGERVVNGYQYSYLIGFPYQTVEKHVITYNKQQIKTITGSVFVLLLGIDLIIALIFGLYFSGKLTKPVKIIIEGIGNLYNGDYRTHYDEHGLYKEVYSNMNNLASILQENKIERMNLDRMREEWFANISHDIKTPLASIKGYAELLNGEYDFTNEEIKEYSEIIEQKSIYIKELVDDFNLSARLQNRNIILNLEKCNVVKVLKGIVIDILNIPENNNRNIEFISDIKNIEKKIDLILFKRAINNIIHNAIVHNDENVNVQVKIENKNNQAHITIKDNGKGISDEELKYIFTRYYRGTNTGKKHEGSGLGMAIARDIIKAHGGDILVESELGKGTTFRIIIIC; the protein is encoded by the coding sequence ATGAAATGGAAACTTACATCCGGCTTCATTATTAGTATAGTTTTAATAGTAACAATTGTTATTTTTACAAATGTAGTAGTTATATTATTGCTTTTTATTTCTGGCTCTAATAATATGGATTTGTTTTTTTATAATATGCAAAATACAAATCATCTGAAACCAGAGGAATATGTTAGAGATTTTAATGAAAATATACAAATAAATAATGGACAAATCTTTATTACTGAAAGTGGAAAAGAATCCTTAGATCAAAATAAGGCATGGATACAAATATTAGATAAGGATAGTACTGAAATTTATAGTTACAAAAAAGAAAAAACTGTTCCTACTAAATATACACCAATAGAGCTTATTCATAATTATAAATATGCAAACCCATCCTCTGTATTTGTGGGTGAAAGGGTAGTAAACGGGTATCAGTATAGTTATTTGATAGGATTCCCATATCAAACAGTTGAAAAACATGTAATTACATATAATAAACAGCAAATTAAAACCATTACTGGTAGCGTTTTTGTTTTGTTATTAGGAATAGATTTAATAATAGCCCTAATATTTGGATTATATTTTAGTGGGAAGCTAACAAAACCTGTCAAGATTATTATTGAAGGTATAGGCAATTTATATAATGGAGATTATAGGACTCATTATGATGAACATGGTTTGTATAAGGAAGTATATTCTAATATGAATAATTTAGCTTCCATTCTACAAGAGAATAAAATAGAGAGAATGAACTTAGATCGTATGAGAGAAGAATGGTTTGCTAATATTTCTCACGATATAAAAACTCCTCTAGCTTCTATAAAAGGATATGCAGAGCTATTGAATGGTGAATATGATTTTACTAATGAAGAAATTAAGGAATATTCTGAAATAATTGAACAAAAGTCTATATACATAAAAGAGTTAGTTGATGATTTTAACCTGAGTGCTAGATTGCAAAACAGAAACATAATCCTCAACCTAGAAAAGTGTAATGTTGTAAAAGTTTTAAAAGGAATAGTAATTGATATATTAAACATTCCTGAAAACAATAACAGGAATATTGAATTTATAAGCGATATAAAAAATATAGAGAAGAAAATAGATTTAATTTTATTTAAAAGAGCAATAAATAACATAATACACAATGCTATTGTTCATAATGATGAAAATGTAAATGTACAAGTAAAGATTGAAAATAAAAATAATCAAGCCCATATAACTATAAAAGATAATGGAAAAGGGATTAGCGATGAAGAACTAAAATATATATTTACTAGATATTATAGAGGAACTAATACTGGTAAGAAACATGAAGGCTCAGGATTAGGAATGGCTATAGCTAGAGATATAATAAAGGCCCATGGAGGAGATATTTTAGTAGAGAGTGAGCTAGGTAAAGGAACTACTTTTAGAATTATAATCATCTGTTAA
- a CDS encoding DUF1002 domain-containing protein, giving the protein MKNSRLIKYTTIMTVFVFIFNTFAYADSSRVVTLGKDLNEAQRKQILDIFKVSENEATIIEVNNQEERAYLEGVATEAQLGKITMSSAYVELLEAGSGIGVETYNISWVTKEMYQSALVTAGVKDAKIIAAAPFPVSGTGALTGILKAFEQATGKKISDEQKKVANQEVIQTGKLGEEIGKEKATELIRVVKEEVIEKRVKNPEEIKRIVLDIAARLDINLNANQIEEISKLMERINKLNLNTEEIKEQLKGIGKKIDQTLKDNEQVKSLLQRIIDMIKSLFSSLFSMFK; this is encoded by the coding sequence ATGAAAAATAGTAGATTAATAAAGTATACAACTATAATGACAGTTTTTGTTTTTATATTTAATACTTTTGCCTATGCAGATAGTAGTAGAGTTGTAACATTAGGAAAAGATTTAAATGAGGCTCAAAGAAAACAAATATTAGATATTTTTAAGGTTTCTGAAAATGAAGCAACAATAATTGAAGTAAACAATCAAGAAGAAAGAGCATATTTAGAAGGCGTTGCTACGGAAGCACAGCTGGGTAAAATAACTATGTCATCAGCTTATGTTGAACTACTAGAAGCAGGATCTGGAATTGGAGTAGAGACTTATAATATATCATGGGTAACAAAAGAGATGTATCAGAGTGCATTAGTTACTGCTGGTGTAAAAGACGCTAAGATTATTGCGGCAGCACCATTTCCGGTTTCTGGTACAGGTGCTCTTACTGGAATATTAAAAGCATTTGAGCAAGCTACTGGAAAGAAAATCAGTGATGAACAGAAAAAAGTAGCCAACCAAGAAGTTATACAAACTGGAAAATTAGGTGAAGAAATTGGGAAAGAAAAGGCTACTGAATTAATAAGGGTAGTAAAAGAAGAAGTTATCGAAAAAAGAGTAAAAAATCCAGAAGAAATAAAGAGAATCGTTTTAGATATAGCTGCACGTTTAGATATAAATTTGAATGCAAATCAAATTGAAGAAATTTCTAAGCTTATGGAGCGAATAAATAAATTAAATTTAAATACAGAAGAAATTAAAGAACAGCTTAAAGGCATTGGTAAAAAGATTGATCAAACTTTAAAGGATAACGAACAGGTAAAGTCTTTGCTTCAAAGGATTATAGATATGATAAAAAGTTTATTTAGTTCTTTGTTTAGTATGTTTAAATAA